The Perca fluviatilis chromosome 2, GENO_Pfluv_1.0, whole genome shotgun sequence genome includes a region encoding these proteins:
- the LOC120548001 gene encoding myelin protein zero-like protein 2: MCVKGVYFLTVLSGLAASGVLQVSGMRIYTSGNVEAVNGTDVRLKCTFQSSSPINPNAIVISWSFRPLNLDQEESVFHYQQKPYPPLEGPFRKRVVWAGDVMGRDASIILQQVKFTYNGTYICQVKNPPDVHGTVGKIRLHVVTTASLSQLLLLALAIGGGIAAVVILLIIIVYCRRCKKRRQGEREGNEEAPRKERKDPTVW, encoded by the exons ATGTGCGTAAAAGGGGTCTATTTCCTCACCGTCCTGTCTGGACTCGCAGCTTCAG GCGTGCTGCAGGTTAGCGGGATGCGTATATACACATCTGGGAATGTGGAGGCAGTCAACGGGACGGATGTTCGCCTGAAGTGCACATTCCAGAGTTCCTCTCCCATCAACCCCAACGCCATCGTCATCTCATGGAGCTTCAGACCCCTCAATCTAGACCAAGAAGAGTCG GTGTTCCACTATCAGCAGAAACCATACCCTCCCTTAGAGGGCCCTTTCAGGAAACGTGTCGTTTGGGCCGGTGATGTCATGGGTCGCGACGCCTCCATCATACTTCAACAGGTCAAGTTCACCTACAACGGCACTTACATCTGCCAGGTCAAGAATCCACCGGATGTCCACGGCACAGTTGGAAAAATTCGACTCCATGTCGTCACCACAG CCTCTTTATCCCAACTTCTCCTTCTGGCGTTGGCCATCGGGGGCGGTATTGCTGCTGTGGTCATTCTCCTCATCATCATTGTGTACTGCAGGCGGTGCAAGAAGAGGAGACAGGGAGAGCGGGAAGGGAATGAGGAGGCTCCCCGCAAAGAGAGAAAAGACCCCACTGTGTGGTAA